A section of the Alkalihalobacillus sp. LMS39 genome encodes:
- a CDS encoding acetyl-CoA C-acetyltransferase encodes MQKTVIIEGARTPFGKFGGGLQSKTASQLGGHAIKAALQRANLDGTQVDYLIMGNVLQAGQGQIPSRQAGHHADLPWDVETETINKVCASGMRSVTMADQMIRLDDAKVVVAGGMESMSNAPYFLEQARFGLRMGNGVIKDAMTHDGLTCSFTNQHMGIYGNDVAAELEISRDKQDEWALQSHKRAMDAIENGRLLEEIAPVEIADRKGNITTIVQDEAPRCDTTIERLAKLSSVFSKEGTITAGNAPGVNDGACALVLTSEENAIEKGLKPLATVVAHTSLAIEPKDFPKTPGLVINKLLEKTNKTVEDIDLFEINEAFAAVALASQSLANIPTEKINVNGGAVALGHPIGASGTRIILTLAYELRRRGGGIGIAAICSGGGQGDAVMIEVKK; translated from the coding sequence TTGCAGAAAACAGTCATTATTGAAGGAGCACGGACACCATTTGGTAAGTTTGGTGGGGGATTACAATCAAAGACGGCTTCACAATTAGGTGGTCATGCTATTAAAGCTGCATTACAAAGAGCGAACTTAGATGGAACTCAAGTGGATTATTTAATAATGGGAAATGTTTTGCAGGCAGGTCAAGGTCAAATTCCATCCAGGCAAGCTGGACATCATGCAGATTTACCATGGGACGTTGAAACAGAAACGATTAATAAAGTTTGTGCTAGTGGAATGAGAAGTGTAACAATGGCAGACCAAATGATTCGGCTTGATGATGCAAAGGTCGTTGTTGCTGGTGGAATGGAATCGATGAGTAATGCTCCATATTTTTTAGAGCAAGCTCGATTTGGATTGAGAATGGGAAATGGTGTAATCAAAGATGCGATGACTCATGATGGTCTCACATGCTCATTTACAAATCAACATATGGGGATTTATGGAAACGACGTAGCGGCAGAATTAGAAATCAGCCGTGATAAACAAGATGAATGGGCCTTACAAAGTCATAAACGAGCAATGGATGCGATCGAAAATGGGAGATTACTTGAAGAAATTGCACCGGTAGAGATTGCTGACCGAAAAGGAAACATCACGACCATTGTACAAGACGAAGCACCACGTTGTGATACAACGATAGAAAGATTAGCGAAATTATCTTCTGTTTTTTCAAAAGAAGGGACGATTACAGCGGGAAATGCTCCTGGTGTAAATGATGGAGCGTGTGCCCTTGTTTTAACTTCAGAAGAAAATGCAATAGAAAAAGGACTAAAGCCATTAGCGACTGTAGTAGCTCACACATCGTTAGCGATCGAGCCTAAAGATTTTCCGAAAACTCCTGGGCTTGTTATTAATAAGCTTCTTGAAAAAACGAATAAAACAGTCGAAGACATTGATTTATTTGAAATAAATGAAGCGTTTGCCGCAGTAGCTCTAGCAAGTCAATCACTTGCTAACATCCCGACAGAGAAAATCAATGTAAATGGAGGAGCGGTTGCATTAGGACACCCGATTGGCGCTAGTGGAACGAGAATTATATTAACTTTAGCATATGAATTAAGAAGAAGAGGTGGCGGTATTGGGATTGCTGCTATTTGTAGTGGTGGCGGTCAAGGTGATGCGGTCATGATAGAAGTGAAGAAATAG
- the icmF gene encoding fused isobutyryl-CoA mutase/GTPase IcmF — MDLHDIYRPKHPVRFVTASSLFDGHDASINIMRRILQASGAEVIHLGHNRSVEEVVSAAIQEDVQGIAISSYQGGHVEYFKYMYDLLQEKGAGHIRLYGGGGGVIIPAEIKELHEYGIARIFSPEDGRQYGLQGMINQMLQECDVPTVKSVTTEMEEAKEQKTRAIARLISLAEQQVAKHVEQVENANDVLQKIAEYAKDVPVLGITGTGGAGKSSLTDELVRRFLMEFENKSVAILSIDPTKQKTGGALLGDRIRMNAIHHPRVFMRSLATRGSKTEISASIKDAIQIVKAAGFDLVIVETSGIGQGDAEITEVSDVSMYVMTSEYGAPTQLEKIDMIDYADLIVINKFERKGSEDALQHVRKQYQRSHMLFTEPLETMPVYGTIASQFNDVGTNRLFHALIKTLNDKCGVEWEVEKPSDETVTVQNLIIPPDRTHYLREIAQTIKDYKKYTDEEATKARKLFQVTGTIEVLQQGVGTEANVLEQLEKTKQYIESTLHPETKQILDQWETVKEKYAQTSFTTKIRDKEIVTELVTESLSGLKIPKVVLPKYSDWGDIVRWSYEENVPGVFPYTAGVFPFKRKGEDPKRQFAGEGTPERTNRRFHYLSKDDEAKRLSTAFDSVTLYGEDPDYRPDIYGKIGESGVSICTLDDMKKLYAGFDLCAPSTSVSMTINGPAPIILAMFMNTAIEQQVEFFKEKTGNEPTKDEYEQIKQKTLASVRGTVQADILKEDQGQNTCIFSTEFALRMMGDIQQYFIDHSVRNYYSVSISGYHIAEAGANPISQLAFTLANGFTYIEYYLSRGMDIDAFAPNLSFFFSNGLDPEYTVIGRVARRIWSTVLRNKYGANERSQKLKYHIQTSGRSLHAQEIDFNDIRTTLQALMAIYDNCNSLHTNAYDEAITTPTEESVRRAMAIQMIITKELGLAKNENSLQGSFIIEELTTLVENAVLEELERINDRGGVLGAMETQYQRGKIQEESMHYEMKKHSGELPIIGVNTYINPNVKEDEEFTIELARATKEEKEQQIKHLRAFQERNQDMAPQALQQLQQTALSGGNVFAELMETVKVASLGQITAALYEVGGQYRRNM, encoded by the coding sequence ATGGATTTACATGATATTTACCGTCCGAAACACCCTGTTCGTTTTGTTACAGCAAGTAGTTTATTTGATGGCCATGACGCATCAATTAATATTATGAGGAGAATATTGCAAGCGAGTGGAGCAGAGGTTATTCATCTAGGACATAATCGTTCTGTTGAAGAAGTTGTAAGCGCTGCCATACAAGAGGATGTTCAAGGAATTGCGATTTCATCTTATCAAGGAGGTCATGTTGAATATTTTAAATATATGTATGACCTACTTCAAGAAAAAGGAGCAGGTCATATTCGTCTATACGGTGGTGGAGGTGGTGTCATTATCCCAGCCGAAATTAAAGAGCTGCACGAGTATGGGATTGCACGAATTTTTTCTCCTGAAGATGGACGACAATATGGACTTCAAGGCATGATAAATCAAATGTTGCAAGAATGTGATGTCCCGACAGTAAAAAGTGTAACAACAGAAATGGAAGAAGCGAAAGAACAAAAGACTAGAGCGATTGCAAGGTTAATTTCTTTAGCTGAGCAACAAGTAGCCAAACATGTAGAACAAGTAGAAAATGCAAATGATGTGTTACAAAAGATAGCAGAATATGCAAAGGACGTTCCTGTCCTAGGGATTACAGGAACAGGGGGAGCGGGAAAAAGTTCATTAACGGATGAGCTTGTTCGGCGTTTCTTAATGGAATTTGAGAATAAATCGGTCGCCATCTTATCGATTGACCCGACAAAACAAAAAACAGGGGGAGCTTTATTAGGAGATCGAATTCGAATGAATGCGATTCATCACCCACGTGTATTTATGAGAAGTTTAGCAACAAGAGGATCGAAAACAGAAATTTCAGCGAGTATAAAAGATGCGATCCAAATTGTTAAAGCAGCTGGATTTGATTTAGTCATAGTAGAAACGAGTGGGATTGGCCAAGGTGATGCTGAAATTACAGAAGTATCGGACGTGTCTATGTATGTCATGACGAGTGAGTACGGAGCTCCAACTCAGTTAGAAAAAATTGATATGATTGATTATGCTGATTTAATCGTCATTAATAAGTTTGAACGAAAAGGGTCAGAAGATGCCCTCCAGCATGTAAGAAAACAATATCAACGAAGTCATATGTTATTTACAGAACCACTAGAAACGATGCCAGTATACGGTACTATCGCGAGTCAGTTTAATGACGTAGGAACAAATCGATTGTTTCATGCATTAATTAAAACTTTGAATGACAAGTGTGGTGTTGAATGGGAAGTTGAAAAACCTAGTGATGAAACGGTCACTGTCCAAAATCTCATTATTCCGCCGGATCGGACACACTATTTAAGAGAAATTGCTCAAACGATTAAAGACTATAAAAAATATACAGATGAAGAAGCAACAAAAGCCAGAAAATTATTTCAAGTAACGGGAACAATCGAGGTGTTACAGCAAGGGGTTGGAACGGAAGCCAATGTACTAGAGCAACTTGAAAAAACAAAGCAATATATAGAATCGACTCTTCATCCGGAAACAAAGCAAATTTTAGACCAATGGGAAACCGTGAAAGAAAAATATGCGCAAACATCATTTACAACCAAAATTAGAGATAAAGAAATTGTAACAGAGCTTGTAACGGAAAGTTTGTCTGGATTAAAGATTCCTAAAGTTGTGCTACCGAAGTATTCAGACTGGGGTGATATCGTCCGTTGGTCCTATGAAGAAAATGTACCTGGTGTGTTTCCATATACTGCTGGTGTTTTTCCGTTTAAACGCAAAGGTGAAGATCCGAAACGTCAGTTTGCAGGGGAAGGGACTCCAGAACGGACAAATCGTAGATTCCACTATTTGTCAAAGGATGATGAAGCAAAGCGCTTAAGTACAGCATTCGATTCTGTAACGCTATACGGAGAAGATCCAGATTATCGTCCAGATATTTACGGGAAGATCGGGGAAAGTGGCGTAAGCATTTGTACATTAGATGATATGAAAAAATTATACGCCGGGTTTGATCTTTGTGCCCCTTCCACTTCGGTATCAATGACAATTAACGGCCCAGCTCCGATCATCCTTGCCATGTTTATGAATACAGCCATTGAACAACAAGTCGAATTCTTCAAGGAAAAGACAGGAAATGAGCCAACGAAAGATGAGTATGAACAAATTAAGCAAAAAACATTAGCTTCTGTTCGAGGAACAGTCCAAGCAGATATACTAAAAGAAGACCAGGGGCAAAACACATGTATTTTTTCAACAGAGTTTGCGCTTCGGATGATGGGGGATATTCAACAATATTTCATTGATCACTCGGTAAGAAACTATTATTCTGTTTCCATTTCGGGATATCATATTGCTGAAGCAGGCGCAAATCCAATCTCCCAACTTGCATTTACATTAGCAAACGGCTTTACGTATATTGAATATTATTTAAGCCGAGGTATGGATATCGACGCTTTCGCACCTAATCTTTCGTTTTTCTTTAGTAATGGCTTAGACCCGGAATACACTGTTATTGGAAGAGTAGCACGTCGAATTTGGTCTACGGTGTTACGTAATAAGTATGGGGCTAATGAGCGCAGTCAAAAGTTGAAATATCATATTCAAACTTCTGGGCGGTCTCTTCATGCTCAAGAAATTGACTTTAATGATATTCGAACGACTTTGCAGGCGTTAATGGCTATTTATGATAACTGTAATTCGTTGCACACAAATGCGTACGATGAAGCGATCACAACACCAACAGAAGAATCGGTCCGTCGCGCTATGGCCATTCAAATGATTATTACGAAAGAATTAGGGTTAGCCAAAAACGAAAACTCATTACAAGGCTCATTTATTATTGAAGAGTTAACGACATTAGTGGAAAATGCTGTGTTAGAAGAGCTTGAGCGAATCAATGATCGGGGTGGTGTCCTCGGCGCAATGGAAACCCAATATCAAAGAGGAAAAATTCAAGAAGAATCGATGCACTATGAAATGAAAAAGCATAGTGGTGAACTCCCGATTATTGGTGTAAACACGTATATTAACCCGAATGTAAAAGAAGACGAGGAATTTACAATTGAGCTAGCTCGAGCTACAAAAGAGGAAAAAGAACAACAAATTAAACATCTTCGCGCGTTCCAAGAACGAAATCAAGATATGGCACCACAAGCATTACAACAGTTACAACAAACTGCCTTATCGGGTGGGAATGTATTTGCTGAATTGATGGAAACAGTGAAAGTGGCAAGCCTTGGACAAATCACCGCTGCTTTATATGAAGTCGGAGGTCAATATCGTCGGAATATGTAA
- a CDS encoding acyl-CoA dehydrogenase: protein MNFQLTEEQEMIRKMVRDFAKNEVEPTAEERDEEERFDREIFDKMAELGLTGIPWPEEYGGIGADYLSYVIAVEELSRVCASIGVTLSAHISLASWPLYKFGTEEQKQTYLRALAEGRKIGAYGLTEPGSGSDAASMKTTAKLDGDDYILNGSKIFITNGGIADIYIVFAVTNPELKHKGVTAFIVESDMPGFSVGKKEKKLGIRSSPTTEIIFEDVRVPKENMLGKEGEGFKIAMMTLDGGRNGIAAQAVGIAQGALDASVQYAKERKQFGKSIGQQQGIGFKLADMATKIEASRLLTYQAAWRESEGISYGKESAMSKLLAGDTAMEVTVEAVQVFGGYGYTKDYPVERYMRDAKITQIYEGTNEIQRLVIAKMLLVD, encoded by the coding sequence ATGAACTTTCAATTAACAGAAGAACAAGAAATGATTAGAAAAATGGTCCGAGATTTTGCTAAAAATGAAGTAGAACCAACAGCAGAAGAACGAGATGAGGAAGAACGTTTTGATCGCGAAATTTTTGATAAGATGGCAGAACTTGGTTTAACAGGAATTCCGTGGCCAGAAGAATATGGTGGTATTGGCGCTGACTATTTAAGTTATGTTATCGCTGTTGAAGAACTATCGCGAGTGTGTGCGTCTATTGGGGTAACATTATCGGCTCATATTTCATTAGCAAGCTGGCCTTTATATAAATTTGGAACAGAAGAACAAAAGCAAACGTATTTACGTGCGTTAGCAGAAGGTCGCAAAATTGGAGCGTATGGACTGACAGAACCAGGTTCAGGGTCTGATGCAGCAAGCATGAAAACAACTGCGAAGCTAGACGGTGACGATTATATTTTAAATGGTTCGAAAATCTTTATTACAAATGGAGGCATAGCTGATATTTATATTGTTTTTGCCGTAACAAACCCAGAGTTAAAGCATAAAGGTGTTACAGCGTTTATTGTTGAAAGTGATATGCCTGGCTTCTCTGTAGGAAAGAAAGAAAAGAAACTAGGAATTCGTTCATCACCGACAACTGAAATTATTTTTGAAGATGTCCGCGTTCCAAAAGAAAACATGTTAGGAAAAGAAGGAGAAGGCTTTAAAATCGCGATGATGACACTTGATGGTGGAAGAAATGGAATCGCAGCACAAGCTGTTGGAATCGCGCAAGGAGCATTAGACGCTTCGGTACAGTATGCGAAAGAGAGAAAGCAATTTGGAAAATCAATCGGACAACAACAAGGAATTGGCTTTAAGCTTGCAGATATGGCTACAAAAATTGAAGCATCAAGATTATTAACATATCAAGCAGCATGGAGAGAAAGTGAAGGAATTTCGTATGGGAAAGAATCAGCGATGTCCAAGCTTCTTGCAGGTGATACAGCGATGGAAGTCACAGTGGAAGCAGTTCAAGTTTTTGGCGGATATGGTTATACAAAAGATTATCCAGTTGAACGGTATATGCGTGATGCGAAAATCACCCAAATATATGAAGGAACAAATGAAATTCAACGTCTCGTTATTGCAAAAATGTTATTAGTTGACTAA
- a CDS encoding TetR/AcrR family transcriptional regulator, which translates to MIQKKKVPSMVKDEQLIKKRREQMIKGAVSLFTEKGFHRTTTREIAKQSGFSIGTLYEYIGAKEDVLYLVCDAIYEEVRDRLKQYLGTNTSGVERLKEAVAAYFKVIDEMEDEVLVMYQETKSLPKEALKYVLQKEMEMNDMIEQIVRDCVEEDAIALTNEEIKMLAHNILVKGQMWTFRRWALQKEFTLEQYTELQLQFLLTGVKR; encoded by the coding sequence TTGATTCAAAAGAAAAAAGTTCCTTCTATGGTTAAAGATGAGCAACTAATTAAAAAGCGTCGTGAACAAATGATTAAAGGAGCCGTTTCTCTTTTTACAGAAAAAGGATTTCACCGAACGACAACAAGAGAAATTGCAAAGCAATCTGGTTTTAGTATTGGAACATTGTATGAATATATTGGTGCAAAAGAAGATGTGTTATATCTTGTTTGTGATGCGATTTATGAAGAAGTACGTGACAGACTAAAGCAATATTTAGGCACAAATACATCAGGAGTAGAACGCTTAAAAGAAGCTGTTGCTGCTTATTTTAAAGTCATTGATGAAATGGAAGATGAAGTTCTTGTTATGTATCAAGAAACTAAATCATTGCCAAAAGAAGCGTTAAAATATGTGCTTCAAAAAGAAATGGAAATGAACGATATGATTGAACAAATCGTTCGTGATTGTGTAGAAGAGGACGCGATTGCCTTAACAAATGAAGAAATAAAAATGCTCGCTCATAATATATTAGTAAAAGGCCAAATGTGGACATTTCGCCGCTGGGCATTGCAAAAAGAATTTACATTAGAACAATATACAGAATTGCAATTACAGTTTCTTCTCACTGGTGTAAAAAGGTAA
- a CDS encoding heterodisulfide reductase-related iron-sulfur binding cluster, which yields MEALRWINLIAFLAITGYAVYLFVSLVMTRYTYIKLGKKVEFDHSLKERLNAVLVNVFGQKKLLKDKKSGIIHLMFFYGFLLVQFSAIDVIWKGLATGSHLPFGPLYPYFTFFQELVVIMILVAVVWAFYRRYVEKLVRLKRGWKAGLVLVFIGGLMVSKLGAKGMEKIWLDKSLTGFEPIASSIAWLASGIGPTTAAVLFYVFWWMHLLFLLTFLVYVPQSKHAHLIAGPYNVFLGRTHEVGRLSSINFEDESQEVFGVGKVEDFNQKQLVDLYACVECGRCTNMCPATGTGKMLSPMDLIIKIRDHLTEKGAAVTSRQAWMPAYAFSNTKANQLAMQSAGNQEVAAGYDVSLIGDVITEEEIWACTTCRNCEDQCPVMNEHVDKIIDMRRYLVLTEGKMDADAQRAITNIERQGNPWGINRKERENWRDGREDIVVPTVKELEKKGEEFEYLFFVGSMGSYDKRSQKIAQSFAKVLNEAGVKFAIIGSKEKNSGDTPRRIGNEFLFQELATANIELFQKHNVKKIVTIDPHAYNTFKNEYPEFGLEGVEVYHHTELLFKLIQEGKIKPKYEVNETIVYHDSCYLGRYNDVYDAPREILKAIPGVTLVEMERNREKGMCCGAGGGLMWMEEDAGERVNVARTEQALEVNPSVIGSGCPYCLTMLSDGTKAKEVEEDVQTLDLVEILEKSLVLQEKELVH from the coding sequence ATGGAAGCGCTTAGATGGATTAACCTAATTGCCTTTTTAGCAATCACGGGATATGCAGTATACTTGTTTGTATCTTTAGTCATGACGCGTTATACGTACATCAAGTTAGGGAAAAAGGTTGAATTTGATCATTCGCTAAAAGAGCGGTTGAACGCGGTTTTAGTCAATGTATTTGGACAAAAGAAATTATTAAAAGACAAAAAAAGTGGTATTATCCATTTAATGTTTTTCTACGGATTTTTACTTGTTCAGTTTAGTGCGATTGATGTCATTTGGAAAGGGTTAGCAACTGGATCCCATTTACCATTTGGACCTCTTTATCCGTACTTTACGTTTTTCCAAGAACTTGTTGTAATCATGATTTTAGTCGCCGTTGTTTGGGCGTTTTACCGTCGTTATGTTGAAAAGCTTGTTCGTTTAAAACGAGGATGGAAAGCTGGACTTGTTCTAGTGTTCATTGGCGGTTTAATGGTATCAAAACTTGGTGCAAAAGGAATGGAAAAAATCTGGCTTGATAAATCATTAACAGGATTTGAGCCGATTGCTTCTAGTATTGCATGGCTTGCGTCCGGTATTGGACCGACAACAGCTGCGGTATTGTTTTATGTGTTCTGGTGGATGCATTTATTATTTTTATTAACGTTTTTAGTTTATGTTCCACAATCAAAGCATGCGCATTTAATTGCTGGACCATACAATGTATTTTTAGGTCGTACACATGAAGTGGGTCGTCTTTCTTCTATTAATTTTGAGGATGAGTCACAAGAAGTATTTGGTGTAGGGAAAGTAGAAGATTTCAATCAAAAGCAACTCGTTGATTTATATGCCTGTGTGGAGTGTGGACGCTGTACAAATATGTGTCCGGCTACAGGAACAGGGAAAATGTTATCACCGATGGATCTTATTATAAAAATCCGTGATCATTTAACTGAAAAAGGGGCAGCCGTTACATCGCGTCAAGCATGGATGCCTGCATACGCCTTTTCGAATACGAAAGCGAACCAACTTGCAATGCAATCAGCAGGTAATCAAGAAGTTGCTGCTGGATACGATGTAAGCTTAATTGGAGATGTCATTACAGAAGAGGAAATTTGGGCCTGTACAACGTGCCGTAACTGTGAGGATCAATGTCCAGTTATGAACGAGCACGTAGATAAAATTATCGACATGAGAAGATATCTAGTGTTAACAGAAGGAAAAATGGATGCGGATGCACAACGTGCTATTACAAATATTGAGCGTCAAGGTAACCCTTGGGGAATTAACCGTAAGGAACGTGAAAACTGGCGCGATGGCCGTGAAGATATTGTTGTACCAACAGTAAAAGAGCTTGAGAAAAAAGGAGAAGAATTTGAATATTTATTCTTCGTCGGCTCAATGGGCTCTTACGACAAGCGTAGCCAAAAAATTGCTCAATCATTTGCAAAAGTGTTAAATGAAGCAGGTGTGAAATTTGCCATTATTGGAAGCAAAGAGAAAAACTCAGGTGATACACCACGTCGTATCGGAAACGAGTTTTTATTCCAAGAGCTAGCGACAGCGAACATCGAATTATTCCAAAAGCATAATGTGAAGAAAATCGTGACGATTGACCCGCATGCTTACAACACTTTTAAAAATGAGTATCCTGAGTTTGGCTTAGAAGGAGTAGAAGTTTACCATCATACTGAATTGTTATTTAAATTAATTCAAGAAGGAAAAATTAAACCGAAGTATGAAGTGAATGAAACAATCGTATACCATGATTCCTGTTATTTAGGTCGATACAACGATGTTTATGATGCTCCACGTGAAATTTTAAAAGCCATTCCAGGAGTGACACTCGTAGAAATGGAACGTAATCGTGAAAAAGGAATGTGCTGTGGAGCCGGTGGTGGCTTAATGTGGATGGAAGAAGATGCAGGAGAACGTGTAAATGTTGCCCGAACAGAACAAGCATTAGAAGTCAATCCAAGTGTTATTGGAAGCGGATGTCCATATTGCTTAACGATGCTAAGTGATGGAACAAAAGCAAAAGAAGTTGAAGAAGACGTACAAACGCTTGACCTTGTTGAAATTTTAGAAAAATCTTTAGTTCTACAGGAAAAAGAGCTTGTGCACTAG
- a CDS encoding 3-hydroxybutyryl-CoA dehydrogenase: MEIKTVMVVGAGQMGSGIAQVHAQAGFHVILHDVNEQAVTKGLVGIEKNLHRQVEKGRLAEEDKTTILSRIEKSIDITNAKKTDLIIEAAVENMEIKAKIFGQLDEHAPSHAILATNTSSLPITEIAAATKRPEQVIGMHFMNPVPVMKLVEIIRGLQTSDAVYEVISAVSETLGKTAVEVNDFPGFVSNRILMPMINEAIYTVYEGVATKEAVDEVMKLGMNHPMGPLTLADFIGLDTCLYIMETLHDGFGDDKYRPCPLLRKYVKAGWLGKKTGRGFYEYN, translated from the coding sequence ATGGAGATAAAAACAGTGATGGTTGTCGGAGCGGGACAAATGGGTTCAGGAATTGCTCAAGTTCATGCTCAAGCTGGGTTTCACGTTATTTTACATGATGTCAATGAACAGGCAGTAACAAAAGGGCTAGTTGGAATTGAGAAAAACCTTCATAGACAAGTAGAAAAAGGACGCTTAGCAGAAGAGGATAAAACAACAATTCTAAGTCGAATTGAAAAATCAATAGACATTACAAATGCAAAAAAAACCGATTTAATTATTGAAGCAGCAGTAGAAAACATGGAAATCAAAGCGAAAATTTTCGGACAATTAGATGAACATGCACCGAGCCATGCGATTTTAGCGACAAATACTTCATCATTGCCTATTACGGAAATTGCAGCAGCAACAAAGCGACCAGAACAAGTTATTGGTATGCACTTTATGAATCCAGTTCCTGTAATGAAGCTCGTCGAAATTATTCGTGGGTTGCAAACGAGTGATGCTGTATATGAAGTGATTTCTGCTGTTTCTGAAACGTTAGGGAAAACTGCTGTGGAAGTTAATGATTTCCCTGGGTTTGTTTCAAATCGGATTTTAATGCCTATGATCAATGAAGCGATTTATACCGTTTACGAAGGAGTTGCAACGAAAGAAGCCGTTGATGAAGTGATGAAGTTAGGGATGAATCATCCAATGGGACCACTTACATTAGCAGACTTTATCGGTCTGGATACGTGCCTTTATATTATGGAAACGCTTCATGATGGGTTTGGAGACGACAAATACAGACCTTGTCCACTGTTAAGAAAGTATGTCAAAGCAGGTTGGCTTGGAAAGAAAACAGGACGAGGGTTTTACGAATATAACTAA
- a CDS encoding acyl-CoA dehydrogenase — MNLLFTEEQVMMQKMVQSFARDKVAPFIEKMEESDVFPKEIIKEMGELGLMGIPISEQYNGSGMDFISYILAIHELSKVSATVGVILSVHTSVGTNPILYFGTEEQKQKYVTKLASGEYLGAFGLTEPNAGSDAAGLKTTAVLHGDHYRINGTKAFITNGGEADTYIVFAKTDVNAGAKGVTAFIVDKHTEGFSVGKKERKMGLHGSNTTQLLFEDAKVPVENRLGEEGEGFKIAMANLEVGRIGIAAQALGIAEAALEAATDYAKERKQFGRSIASQQGIAFKLANMATAIEASKLLTYRAAHLRQQGKSCKQEAAMAKLYASKTAMDVATEAVQIFGGYGYTKDYPVERFFRDAKVTEIYEGTSEIQKLVIMKTLQE, encoded by the coding sequence ATGAATCTTCTTTTTACAGAAGAACAGGTCATGATGCAAAAGATGGTTCAAAGCTTTGCTAGAGATAAAGTCGCTCCCTTTATAGAGAAAATGGAGGAATCTGACGTTTTTCCAAAAGAGATAATTAAAGAAATGGGAGAATTAGGGTTAATGGGAATTCCAATATCAGAACAATACAATGGTTCAGGTATGGACTTTATTTCCTATATTTTAGCAATTCATGAATTATCGAAAGTAAGTGCAACAGTAGGTGTCATTCTTTCGGTGCATACATCAGTTGGCACAAATCCAATTTTATATTTCGGTACCGAAGAGCAGAAACAAAAGTATGTGACAAAACTCGCAAGTGGTGAATATTTAGGAGCTTTTGGGTTAACAGAGCCTAATGCTGGTTCTGATGCTGCAGGGTTAAAAACAACCGCAGTATTACATGGTGACCACTATCGAATAAACGGAACAAAAGCATTTATAACAAATGGTGGGGAAGCGGATACGTATATTGTTTTTGCAAAAACCGATGTAAATGCGGGTGCTAAAGGAGTTACTGCTTTTATTGTCGATAAACATACAGAAGGCTTTAGCGTTGGAAAGAAAGAACGGAAAATGGGATTGCACGGCTCAAATACGACACAGCTATTATTTGAAGATGCGAAAGTCCCAGTTGAAAACCGCCTAGGAGAAGAAGGAGAAGGGTTTAAAATTGCGATGGCTAATTTGGAAGTTGGTCGTATTGGGATTGCGGCTCAAGCATTAGGTATTGCCGAAGCGGCTTTAGAAGCAGCAACAGACTATGCAAAAGAACGAAAACAATTTGGTCGCTCCATTGCAAGCCAACAAGGAATTGCATTTAAACTAGCCAATATGGCGACTGCTATTGAAGCATCAAAACTACTAACCTATCGCGCCGCTCATTTACGACAACAAGGAAAGTCTTGTAAACAAGAGGCAGCCATGGCAAAATTATATGCTTCAAAAACAGCGATGGATGTAGCGACAGAGGCCGTTCAAATTTTTGGTGGATACGGGTATACAAAAGATTATCCTGTTGAACGCTTTTTCCGAGATGCTAAAGTAACTGAGATTTACGAAGGAACGAGTGAAATTCAAAAGCTAGTGATTATGAAAACATTACAAGAATAG